In Phycodurus eques isolate BA_2022a unplaced genomic scaffold, UOR_Pequ_1.1 contig_54, whole genome shotgun sequence, one genomic interval encodes:
- the LOC133398300 gene encoding programmed cell death 1 ligand 1-like: protein MKWINIFILQVMIQPCLQVMLTTTAEQTSYQAELGGNVIMGCRFFPLSQHPYEDLTVSWHWTSQARSREVYQMEKGQELNSSQHSDLRGRARLLTRQIKDGWAKLQVTRLRINDTGTYQCKIRTTNGADYKDIKLSVTAPFNKVTKDIFKSAKEDKLVLTCQSEGYPKSKVTWEDNHQQGLNASTTVVVTKDSLFRITTQIRVASSQKNNYTCSFNSSGSSRSFFIPEDTQLQKGNQRKVAVIIAAVGAIIRLALIGILIVLIYLHQKGFGKNIEPDWDSRTRRIFKLPEPTSNSRAERV from the coding sequence atgaagtGGATTAATATCTTTATTTTGCAAGTCATGATCCAGCCATGTCTTCAGGTCATGTTAACCACCACTGCGGAGCAGACCTCCTATCAGGCCGAGTTGGGAGGAAATGTGATAATGGGCTGTAGGTTCTTCCCCTTGTCTCAGCATCCCTACGAGGACTTGACGGTGTCTTGGCACTGGACCTCGCAGGCTCGGTCTCGAGAAGTGTACCAGATGGAAAAAGGACAGGAGTTGAACTCCTCCCAGCATTCGGATTTACGAGGTCGCGCCAGGCTGCTCACCAGACAGATTAAAGATGGCTGGGCGAAGTTGCAGGTAACCAGGCTTCGCATTAATGACACGGGAACCTACCAATGTAAAATAAGAACAACAAATGGAGCTGACTATAAGGATATTAAGTTATCAGTGACTGCACCATTCAACAAAGTGaccaaagacatttttaaatcagcaaAAGAGGATAAGCTTGTGCTAACCTGTCAGTCTGAGGGCTATCCAAAATCTAAGGTCACCTGGGAAGACAATCACCAACAAGGACTCAACGCCAGCACCACCGTTGTGGTGACGAAAGACAGCCTCTTCAGAATCACCACTCAGATACGGGTGGCATCATCGCAGAAAAATAACTACACGTGTAGCTTTAACAGTAGCGGCTCTTCTAGGTCTTTTTTCATTCCAGAAGACACACAACTACAGAAAGGGAATCAACGCAAGGTAGCTGTAATTATTGCAGCGGTTGGCGCAATTATTAGACTTGCACTAATTGGCATATTGATAGTGCTAATTTACCTGCACCAAAAAGGCTTTGGAAAGAATATTGAGCCCGACTGGGATTCAAGGACCAGACGAATATTCAAGTTACCAGAACCAACCTCGAACTCGAGGGCGGAGCGAGTGTAA